A window from Triticum aestivum cultivar Chinese Spring chromosome 6D, IWGSC CS RefSeq v2.1, whole genome shotgun sequence encodes these proteins:
- the LOC123143145 gene encoding serine carboxypeptidase 3 produces the protein MATTSRLLLLLAAVCLLAGAADALRLPPDASFPGAQAERLIRALNLLPGASSGRGGKVGAGAEDVAPGQLLERRVTLPGLPEGVSDLGHHAGYYRLPNTHDARMFYFFFESRGKKEEPVVIWLTGGPGCSSELAVFYENGPFAIANNMSLVWNKFGWDKISNIIFVDQPTGTGFSYSSDDRDTRHDEAGVSNDLYDFLQVFFKKHPEFVKNDFFITGESYAGHYIPAFASRVHQGNKKNEGTHINLKGFAIGNGLTDPAIQYKAYTDYALDMNLIQKADYDRINKFIPPCEFAIKLCGTDGKASCMAAYMVCNTIFNSIMKLVGTKNYYDVRKECEGKLCYDFSNLEKFFGDKAVRQAIGVGDIEFVSCSTSVYQAMLTDWMRNLEVGIPALLEDGINVLIYAGEYDLICNWLGNSRWVHSMEWSGQKDFAKTAESSFLVDDAQAGVLKSHGALSFLKVHNAGHMVPMDQPKAALEMLRRFTQGKLKEAVPEEESSTTTFYTAM, from the exons ATGGCGACCACCTCGCGTCTCCTGCTCCTCCTCGCTGCCGTCTGCCTCCTCGCCGGCGCGGCGGACGCGCTCCGGCTGCCCCCGGACGCCAGCTTCCCGGGCGCGCAGGCGGAGCGCCTCATCCGCGCGCTCAACCTGCTCCCCGGGGCGTCCTCCGGCCGCGGCGGCAAGGTCGGTGCGGGGGCAGAGGACGTCGCGCCCGGGCAGCTGCTGGAGCGGCGGGTCACGCTCCCCGGGCTCCCCGAGGGCGTCAGCGACCTCGGCCACCACGCCGGTTACTACCGCCTCCCCAACACCCACGACGCCAG GatgttctacttcttcttcgagtCGCGGGGCAAGAAGGAGGAGCCCGTGGTGATCTGGCTCACCGGCGGCCCCGGCTGCAGCAGCGAGCTCGCCGTCTTCTACGAGAACGGGCCCTTCGCCATCGCCAACAACATGTCCCTCGTCTGGAACAAGTTCGGATGGGACAAG ATCTCGAACATCATATTCGTTGATCAGCCCACCGGGACTGGGTTCAGCTACAGCTCCGACGACCGCGATACCCGTCACGACGAGGCAGGGGTCAGCAACGACCTGTATGACTTTCTCCAG GTCTTCTTCAAGAAGCACCCGGAGTTTGTAAAGAACGACTTCTTTATAACTGGAGAGTCCTATGCTGGGCACTACATTCCAGCATTTGCAAGCCGAGTTCACCAGGGAAACAAGAAAAATGAGGGCACTCACATAAACTTGAAG GGATTTGCGATCGGTAATGGTCTCACAGATCCAGCAATCCAATACAAAGCCTACACAGACTATGCATTGGACATGAACCTTATTCAGAAAGCTGACTATGACAGGATCAACAAATTCATCCCACCATGTGAATTTGCAATCAAACTTTGTG GTACAGATGGGAAAGCATCTTGCATGGCAGCATATATGGTCTGCAATACCATCTTCAACTCTATCATGAAGCTTGTTGGTACAAAGAAT TATTACGACGTTAGGAAGGAGTGCGAAGGGAAACTCTGCTACGACTTCTCAAACTTGGAGAAGTTCTTCGGCGATAAAGCAGTCAGACAGGCGATTGGAGTGGGTGACATTGAATTCGTCTCATGCAGCACTTCAGTTTATCAAGCAATGCTCACAGACTGGATGAGGAACTTGGAAGTCGGCATCCCAGCTCTACTTGAGGATGGGATCAATGTGCTCATATATGCTGGGGAATATGACCTTATATGCAATTGGCTCG GAAACTCAAGGTGGGTCCACTCCATGGAATGGTCTGGTCAGAAAGACTTTGCCAAAACTGCTGAATCATCGTTTTTAGTAGACGATGCCCAAGCTGGAGTCTTGAAGAGCCACGGGGCACTCAGCTTCCTCAAG GTTCACAATGCTGGCCACATGGTTCCGATGGACCAACCGAAGGCCGCCCTTGAAATGCTGAGGAGATTCACCCAGGGGAAACTCAAGGAGGCGGTTCCTGAAGAAGAGTCATCTACGACCACGTTTTACACCGCGATGTGA
- the LOC123140825 gene encoding craniofacial development protein 1: MKFLSLTCSSSACERNWSAFEQVHTKKRSRLLHDRMSDLVFIKFNSRMKHKRENKSRDPIEKTIVDVLEDEDNEFITGIVGNDNVVEHVGDEDQTQQERASTSQEQGKKKKRPTAPPRKKRKKSLQSLLNSVDEEAILSASSNSSSSESEDESPSALADSD, translated from the exons ATGAAGTTTTTGAGTTTGACATGTAGCTCCTCAGCTTGTGAGAGAAATTGGTCAGCATTTGAACAA GTTCATACAAAGAAACGCAGCAGGCTACTCCATGATAGGATGAGTGATCTTGTATTTATCAAGTTCAACTCTAGGATGAAGCATAAGAGAGAGAACAAGAGTAGAGACCCAATAGAGAAGACAATCGTTGATGTTCTTGAGGACGAGGATAACGAGTTCATCACCGGCATTGTTGGAAATGATAATGTTGTTGAACATGTTGGTGATGAAGATCAAACTCAACAAGAGAGAGCTTCAACATCACAagaacaagggaaaaagaagaagaggcCTACTGCGCCCCctagaaagaagaggaagaagagcttgcAATCTCTCCTTAATAGTGTCGATGAGGAAGCTATACTTTCTGCCTCTTCCAATTCTTCTTCGTCGGAATCAGAAGATGAGTCTCCCTCGGCCCTTGCTGACTCGGATTAA